The following DNA comes from Halorhabdus tiamatea SARL4B.
TGTTAAGCAGCATCCTGTTCGATTCGACACGCGGCCTCTCCGAATTCGCCGCGACGCGGCGAATTCGGCTTTTTGATCCAGCTTTTTGGCGGGGGTTGAGCCGCGAGCAGTTGCTCGCGGCGATGCCTCCGCGAAAAAGGTGGTGTGGTATGAATGGAGTGGACGCCCGGGATGGCCCGGCGTTCGAGCGCGGGGAATCCCGCGTGCCTCCTCCACCCCGCGACCCTGCGAGCGGCAGGTGTCTGGGGGTCCGCTGCTCGCTTCCGCGCCTGGCGGGCTGCCCCCGGTTAACGACACCGGCACGCCCCTGCAGGCGATTCAGCGTCGACCGCTACCCCCGCAGGACGAGGCTTCGACGTTGGCTAACGGGGCCCGCGCCCGTCTGCACGGACGCCCCCGGGGTTCGGCCCCCGCTGAAGACCATAGTGCGGGGTGAGAGCGGGGCCTAACCGCCCGGCCTAGTCCAGTTCACTGTACCTCATTAACCCATAAGGGCCTTTCGGCTCGTCGTCTCGACGGGGCGACGGTCAGAAGATGTCTAGTGCATACGCGTACCACGCCGCGACGATCGGGATCGACACAGCGGTCCCCGCGAGTGCGTATCGGTGGAGCCAGGTGATCGAAAGGACATCCGTCCGGGCAGTCATCAGCCAGACGACGACGATCACCGCAATCAGGAGTCCGAGTGCGAGTGCAACGCCGGCGGAACGTGCTGGATCAGTGCGTTCTTCCCGGCCCGCGGCGAGTACGATGATCGTGACGAGTGCGAACAGCCCACCGAAAAGCGGGTTCAACGCTCCCGATGTGTAGTAGGTACTCACCGATCCAGCACTGAACGGAAACGACAGTGCGGCCAGAAACGCCAGACACGCGAGGATCCCGACGGCTGGAACGAGACGCGTTCGGTCCATGTCCGCACGTCCGGCCGCCGGTGTCTTAATGGCGACGTTCGTTGAGTCGCACCGAAAGGCGCACAAATGCCGAGTCACAATTGCTCGTCATGGGATTTGGCGATACGGCGAAGAAACTCCAGAAAGTCACCAGTGCGGCAGAGGATCTCTACGAGAAGATGAACCAGCTCCGTGGGCAGGTCCAGTCACTCCGTGAGGAGGTCGCGACCACGAGCGAGCAAGTCGACGAGATCGAGACCGACCTCGCCGAGCAGCGCGCGCTGCTCGAAGCACTCGCCGAGAACGAGGGAATCGACGTCGAGACGGTGATCGCGGACGCCCATATCGAAGCGGTCGAGAGCGATGACGTGCCAACCGACGGAGCAGGCCAACGGCAGTCAGAAGACGCCGAGACGGAGCCTGGATCCGCTGCTGGTGAGTCTTGAGAGAGTTACTCCAGAAGGGCAGATTGCGTCCGGGCAGTCACCCGAGCAGTCGCTGGTGCTCGACTTTCATACACCGGTCCTGAACAAATTGTCGGCCCGCTTTTTCGGCTTGCTCCGCGCTCTCGTCGTGAGTGATACCCTCCTGAAGCCAGA
Coding sequences within:
- a CDS encoding DUF7548 family protein — encoded protein: MDRTRLVPAVGILACLAFLAALSFPFSAGSVSTYYTSGALNPLFGGLFALVTIIVLAAGREERTDPARSAGVALALGLLIAVIVVVWLMTARTDVLSITWLHRYALAGTAVSIPIVAAWYAYALDIF
- a CDS encoding DUF5798 family protein, with translation MGFGDTAKKLQKVTSAAEDLYEKMNQLRGQVQSLREEVATTSEQVDEIETDLAEQRALLEALAENEGIDVETVIADAHIEAVESDDVPTDGAGQRQSEDAETEPGSAAGES